One stretch of Periplaneta americana isolate PAMFEO1 chromosome 1, P.americana_PAMFEO1_priV1, whole genome shotgun sequence DNA includes these proteins:
- the LOC138709905 gene encoding uncharacterized protein, translating into MNKRVKEALFVLALLLSLKVSTEEDKEEHGIMVHGFVPDKAIDNMIVLKKLKIKKLGRTSFKISGNAQFKRDLPRDATAEVKIYMCRSDTTRDLIDLKVDLPRRNLCEWIENDKQFWPQVVKKSTLPAKCSINKGVYKMDGVDLTLNEISINATLEHYKVALLVKDGNKDFYGVSVYVELK; encoded by the exons ATGAATAAGCGAGTGAAAGAGGCGTTATTTGTGTTGGCACTCTTGCTTTCTTTGAAGGTTTCGACTGAAGAAGATAAAGAG GAACATGGAATCATGGTGCACGGATTTGTGCCTGATAAGGCGATAGACAACATGATCGTCCTTAAAAAGCTGAAGATAAAGAAACTCGGCAGGACAAGCTTCAAGATCAGCGGGAATGCCCAGTTCAAGAGAGATCTGCCTCGGGATGCAACG GCTGAAGTAAAGATCTACATGTGCCGGTCTGACACAACTAGAGACCTGATAGACTTGAAGGTGGACCTCCCGAGGAGAAATCTGTGCGAGTGGATTGAGAATGACAAACAATTCTGGCCGCAGGTCGTGAAGAAAAGCACTTTACCAGCAAAGTGCTCTATTAACAAG GGTGTGTACAAGATGGATGGCGTGGACTTGACACTCAATGAAATCTCAATTAATGCTACACTTGAACATTATAAAGTAGCTTTATTGGTTAAGGATGGAAATAAAGACTTCTATGGAGTCAGTGTTTACGTAGAActcaaataa
- the LOC138694328 gene encoding peptidoglycan-recognition protein SD-like isoform X2, whose product MNNKRFSDNLKEDTWPLLEGNYRQWPRIKIKLAELCVLLTCVIIVTGFIGFLAYIDIHASLSRREVVLHTPYRYVQRSLWLARDPRGKVALPHPPPTHVIIFQTGTKTCNNTTECCQILHDLQAVHMDQYNFTDIAFNFMVGGDGKVYEGRGWSVQGEFAEHFDDKSLGIALIGTFDETAPPDIQLNEAKELIIKSFKSGKLSSHYTLLGNRQVSETDKSSQELYDIIRSWAHWKHCYMTSC is encoded by the exons ATGAATAACAAACGCTTCTCAG ATAACCTCAAAGAAGACACATGGCCGCTACTTGAGGGGAACTACCGCCAGTGGCCCAGAATTAAAATAAAGTTGGCAGAACTATGCGTGTTGCTGACATGTGTCATAATTGTTACTGGCTTCATAGGTTTCCTCGCTTACATTGATATTCACG CCTCTCTGTCCAGGAGGGAGGTGGTGCTACACACACCATACCGCTACGTGCAGCGTTCATTGTGGCTGGCCAGAGACCCTAGGGGCAAGGTGGCACTCCCACACCCCCCGCCCACTCATGTGATCATCTTCCAGACCGGCACCAAGACCTGCAACAACACCACTGAGTGTTGCCAGATTCTTCACGACTTGCAGGCGGTGCACATGGACCAGTACAACTTCACGGACATCGCCTTCAATTTCATGGTCGGAGGCGACGGGAAGGTGTACGAGGGACGCGGCTGGAGTGTGCAGGGTGAATTCGCTGAACACTTCGACGACAAGTCCCTGGGCATAGCGTTAATAG GCACTTTTGACGAGACTGCACCTCCAGACATCCAACTGAATGAAGCGAAGGAATTGATTATAAAATCCTTCAAAAGCGGGAAGCTCTCATCGCACTACACATTATTAGGAAATCGTCAGGTGTCTGAAACAGACAAGTCTAGCCAGGAGCTGTACGATATCATCAGATCGTGGGCCCACTGGAAGCACTGCTACATGACGTCTTGCTAG
- the LOC138694328 gene encoding peptidoglycan-recognition protein SD-like isoform X1, which translates to MNNKRFSGNRISGQHVAMVLTCSDDQETRFSEKHNLKEDTWPLLEGNYRQWPRIKIKLAELCVLLTCVIIVTGFIGFLAYIDIHASLSRREVVLHTPYRYVQRSLWLARDPRGKVALPHPPPTHVIIFQTGTKTCNNTTECCQILHDLQAVHMDQYNFTDIAFNFMVGGDGKVYEGRGWSVQGEFAEHFDDKSLGIALIGTFDETAPPDIQLNEAKELIIKSFKSGKLSSHYTLLGNRQVSETDKSSQELYDIIRSWAHWKHCYMTSC; encoded by the exons ATGAATAACAAACGCTTCTCAGGTAATCGCATTTCTGGACAACACGTAGCAATGGTCCTCACGTGTAGCGATGATCAGGAAACccgtttttctgaaaaac ATAACCTCAAAGAAGACACATGGCCGCTACTTGAGGGGAACTACCGCCAGTGGCCCAGAATTAAAATAAAGTTGGCAGAACTATGCGTGTTGCTGACATGTGTCATAATTGTTACTGGCTTCATAGGTTTCCTCGCTTACATTGATATTCACG CCTCTCTGTCCAGGAGGGAGGTGGTGCTACACACACCATACCGCTACGTGCAGCGTTCATTGTGGCTGGCCAGAGACCCTAGGGGCAAGGTGGCACTCCCACACCCCCCGCCCACTCATGTGATCATCTTCCAGACCGGCACCAAGACCTGCAACAACACCACTGAGTGTTGCCAGATTCTTCACGACTTGCAGGCGGTGCACATGGACCAGTACAACTTCACGGACATCGCCTTCAATTTCATGGTCGGAGGCGACGGGAAGGTGTACGAGGGACGCGGCTGGAGTGTGCAGGGTGAATTCGCTGAACACTTCGACGACAAGTCCCTGGGCATAGCGTTAATAG GCACTTTTGACGAGACTGCACCTCCAGACATCCAACTGAATGAAGCGAAGGAATTGATTATAAAATCCTTCAAAAGCGGGAAGCTCTCATCGCACTACACATTATTAGGAAATCGTCAGGTGTCTGAAACAGACAAGTCTAGCCAGGAGCTGTACGATATCATCAGATCGTGGGCCCACTGGAAGCACTGCTACATGACGTCTTGCTAG
- the LOC138694342 gene encoding uroporphyrinogen-III synthase-like, translating into MKVARGEVLIFKAPTEDSISEKDPYKKRIEEAGYKTSYIPVLDFEYFNLNKLLQHLQNPEKFSGLIFTSPRAVKAVACLTDASALLEVWRNHPTFVVGEGTANVLKNELNLCGQGSGAGNAGALADIILQNRYEYPLLFPCGNLKRDELPTRLAEGGVNLVQVTVYRTQVHQQLEQRLQEVVHQSDGFPEVVVYFSPSGLKFTVPILHKLEVPLEELKFVAIGPTTQEAILDYNLKVWSVASRPTPEHLLEAVLKC; encoded by the exons ATGAAAGTAGCAAGAGGTGAGGTCTTGATTTTTAAAGCTCCAACAGAAGACAGCATTAGTGAAAAGGATCCATACAAAAAGAGAATAGAAGAAGCTGGTTATAAGACCTCATATATTCCTGTGCtggattttgaatattttaatttaaataaacttcTTCAACACCTTCAAAATCCTGAAAAGTTCTCAG GTCTCATTTTCACGAGTCCAAGAGCAGTGAAAGCAGTCGCATGTCTTACAGATGCCAGTGCCTTGCTTGAAGTATGGCGGAATCACCCGACATTTGTTGTGGGAGAAGGAACGgcaaatgttttgaaaaatgagTTAAATCTCTGTGGTCAAGGAAGTGGTGCAGGAAATGCAGGTGCCTTGGCTGACATTATTCTTCAAA ACAGATACGAGTACCCTCTCTTGTTTCCATGTGGAAATCTGAAACGAGACGAACTTCCCACTCGACTTGCCGAAGGAGGTGTGAATCTAGTCCAAGTTACAGTTTATCGCACACAAGTTCATCAGCAACTTGAACAAAGGTTACAAGAAGTTGTTCATCAAAGTGATGGCTTCCCAGAAGTGGTGGTATATTTCAGTCCTTCTGGATTGAAGTTCACAGTTCCCATCCTCCACAAACTGGAAGTTCCTCTAGAAGAGCTGAAG TTTGTTGCAATTGGACCAACAACACAAGAAgccattttagattataatttgaAAGTATGGTCAGTTGCATCAAGACCAACACCAGAGCATCTTTTAGAAGCTGTTCTGAAGTGTTAA